Genomic window (Hydrogenimonas cancrithermarum):
TTCATCAGACAGTTCCAGCCGAAGTCTCCCTGAAGATATAGGATATTCATGATATCGTGAGCATAGTAGTCCCATGCCTGCAGTGAGAGGTTTTCGATGCCGTTGTATTTGGCGGCAGCGAGAGAGACGCCGTCGGTTTTTTGCCCGATGGCGTATTCGCCCATGTCTGTAAATTCGCCCGTATCGGCATCGACATAACTGTAACCGGCCGTCGCAGCCAGTGCTCCTCCACTGTAGACATTGGCAAAGGTTCCTGCGGCGAATTTCGTGATATGTGCCGCGATGAGGGTCGTATCTTTCAGATCCGTGTTGGTCAGAAGATAGGCTTCGAACATATTGGGAAGCATACGGGCGTCGTCGCTTCCGGCCATCGGCGTGTCGAGGCGCTGGCGTCCCGCTTTGAAGATGGTGTTTTCGTAGTTGTATTTGAGGTACGCTTCGCCGAGGATCGTATAGCCTTTGAGGTCTTCACCGAAAAGTGACGGGTCGAGAACTTCACCCGGAAGATTGTCGGCTCCGATGCCGAAGTGGTTGGTCGTGTAGAAAGCGGCACCGGCACTGAAGCCGTAGTAGGCACCCGTTTCAAATTTCAGATGTCCGCCGGCCGCCAGGGAGGTCCTGTGTACCGTGGCGATGCCATCGTAGTCTCTGTCGAGATAGAAAGCGCGGAATTGTCCGCTTAGTTTGCCGTCGCTGAA
Coding sequences:
- a CDS encoding OprD family outer membrane porin translates to MIKRFISLAAAAAIGTTAFGADTLAEAFSDGKLSGQFRAFYLDRDYDGIATVHRTSLAAGGHLKFETGAYYGFSAGAAFYTTNHFGIGADNLPGEVLDPSLFGEDLKGYTILGEAYLKYNYENTIFKAGRQRLDTPMAGSDDARMLPNMFEAYLLTNTDLKDTTLIAAHITKFAAGTFANVYSGGALAATAGYSYVDADTGEFTDMGEYAIGQKTDGVSLAAAKYNGIENLSLQAWDYYAHDIMNILYLQGDFGWNCLMNGDVKMKASVQYIHENDVGDSLAGDVDSDYVGLKLAAKYNVLSGYVAYSTTGSDSANQLGSSILTTWGGMPAFTQGMVTRHQFFADTDAWKVAGNYNFKNFGLNANATLYYCSYDIGENNPYVTGTAWTASESGFDIKYYPADVENLQLRLRGNFPRDFKKDLDWDEYRVIVNYNF